A single region of the Massilia sp. erpn genome encodes:
- a CDS encoding AMP nucleosidase, with protein MSSRPFAAPQQFTDPAAALAQVQALYDGSIRHLRESLQRFVEGDTPAEHVRACYPYVRIQTETVARADSRLSYGFVAGPGVFETTLTRPDLFARYYLEQFRLLLKNHGQHKPVQLEVGLSAQPIPIHFSFAEHDHIEGSMDAERRLLMRDVFDLPDLAAMDDGIPNGTFEPAPGEAQPLALFTAPRVDYSLQRLRHYTGTSPEHFQNFVLFTNYQFYIDEFVRLGHDIMRQPADGQQANGYIAFVEPGNIVTRRVGQAMQPGDALGSQPPRLPQMPGYHLIRADGSGISMVNIGVGPANAKTITDHIAVLRPHAWLMLGHCAGLRNTQQLGDYVLAHGYVREDHVLDEDLPLWVPIPPLAEVQVAIEQAVAEVTQLQGHDLKRVMRTGTVASTDNRNWELLPQRTPERRFSQSRAVALDMESATIAANGFRFRVPYGTLLCVSDKPMHGEIKLPGMANQFYRERVDQHLRIGVRALELLRALGTDKLHSRKLRSFAEVAFQ; from the coding sequence ATGTCCAGCCGCCCCTTTGCCGCCCCCCAGCAATTCACCGATCCCGCCGCCGCCCTGGCCCAGGTCCAGGCGCTGTACGATGGCAGCATCCGCCATCTGCGCGAATCGCTGCAGCGCTTTGTCGAAGGCGACACCCCGGCCGAACATGTGCGCGCCTGCTATCCCTATGTCCGCATCCAGACCGAAACCGTGGCGCGCGCCGACTCGCGCCTGTCCTACGGTTTTGTGGCCGGCCCCGGCGTCTTTGAAACCACGCTGACCCGCCCCGACCTGTTCGCGCGCTACTACCTCGAACAATTCCGCCTGCTGCTGAAAAACCATGGCCAGCACAAGCCGGTGCAGCTCGAAGTGGGCCTAAGCGCCCAGCCGATTCCCATCCACTTCTCGTTCGCCGAGCACGACCATATCGAAGGCAGCATGGACGCCGAACGCCGCCTGCTGATGCGCGACGTCTTCGACCTGCCCGACCTGGCCGCCATGGACGACGGCATCCCCAACGGCACCTTCGAGCCGGCGCCGGGCGAAGCCCAACCCCTGGCCCTGTTCACCGCGCCGCGCGTCGACTACTCGCTGCAGCGCCTGCGCCACTACACCGGCACCTCGCCCGAGCACTTCCAGAACTTCGTCCTGTTCACAAACTACCAGTTCTACATCGACGAATTCGTGCGCCTCGGCCACGACATCATGCGCCAGCCGGCCGACGGCCAGCAAGCCAATGGCTATATCGCTTTTGTCGAACCGGGCAATATCGTCACGCGCCGCGTCGGCCAGGCCATGCAGCCGGGCGACGCCCTTGGCAGCCAGCCACCGCGCCTGCCGCAGATGCCGGGCTACCATCTGATCCGCGCCGACGGCAGCGGCATCAGCATGGTCAATATCGGCGTCGGCCCCGCCAATGCCAAGACCATCACCGACCACATCGCCGTGCTGCGCCCGCACGCCTGGCTGATGCTGGGCCATTGCGCCGGCCTGCGCAATACCCAGCAGCTGGGCGATTATGTCTTGGCCCACGGTTATGTGCGCGAAGACCACGTGCTCGACGAAGACTTGCCGCTGTGGGTGCCGATCCCGCCGCTGGCCGAAGTGCAAGTGGCGATCGAGCAGGCCGTGGCCGAAGTCACCCAATTGCAAGGCCATGACTTGAAGCGCGTGATGCGCACCGGCACCGTGGCCAGCACCGACAATCGCAACTGGGAACTGCTGCCGCAGCGCACGCCCGAGCGCCGCTTCAGCCAAAGCCGCGCCGTCGCCCTCGACATGGAAAGCGCCACGATAGCCGCCAACGGCTTCCGCTTCCGCGTCCCGTATGGCACGCTCTTGTGCGTCAGTGACAAGCCCATGCACGGCGAAATCAAGCTGCCCGGCATGGCCAACCAGTTCTACCGCGAACGCGTCGACCAGCACCTGCGCATCGGCGTGCGCGCGCTGGAGCTGCTGCGCGCCCTCGGCACCGACAAGCTCCACAGCCGCAAACTGCGCAGCTTCGCCGAAGTCGCCTTCCAATAA
- a CDS encoding DUF4082 domain-containing protein, with product MYFKTMPLFRAFAAAALMGAAGIAGAGPIPAFEYAEATLANQPSRNVMLGYSFMVAAPTVVTSLAYFSGSGASSHQVGLWDADKRLLASDTVLASDPLSGHYRYHAIDAITLAPGQLYYVAGLSLGNLFAYSPTEIAMAPGIKFMANSYSGATTSLQFPQLSFAPEGGPYIGGSFGVNAVAVPEPGAITLVLTGLGMIGLMACHRRKKH from the coding sequence ATGTACTTCAAGACAATGCCGTTGTTTCGGGCTTTCGCCGCCGCCGCGCTAATGGGCGCCGCCGGCATCGCGGGTGCCGGCCCGATTCCCGCCTTTGAGTATGCCGAAGCCACGCTGGCGAATCAGCCGTCCCGCAATGTGATGCTGGGTTACTCGTTTATGGTGGCGGCGCCGACCGTGGTGACTTCTCTGGCTTACTTCAGCGGCTCAGGCGCGAGCAGCCACCAGGTGGGCTTATGGGATGCCGACAAGCGTTTGCTGGCGTCGGATACGGTGCTGGCGTCGGATCCGCTGAGCGGCCATTACCGTTATCACGCGATCGATGCGATTACCCTGGCGCCAGGCCAGCTGTATTACGTCGCTGGTCTGAGCCTGGGAAATCTCTTTGCCTATAGCCCCACTGAAATAGCGATGGCCCCCGGCATCAAATTCATGGCAAACAGCTATTCCGGTGCGACCACCTCCTTGCAATTTCCCCAACTGAGTTTCGCTCCGGAGGGCGGCCCCTATATAGGCGGCAGTTTTGGCGTCAACGCCGTAGCCGTGCCGGAACCAGGAGCTATCACGCTGGTATTAACTGGACTGGGGATGATAGGCCTCATGGCATGCCATCGTCGCAAGAAACATTGA